One candidate division WOR-3 bacterium genomic window, TTCCCTGGAGATGAAAAAAGCCACATCACACCCGACGGAAGAATCGGATTTTTCGCGCACTCGGTAGAACTATCCGATGAAACAAAATTTTTTTGGGAACTTGATAAAGAAGAGAAAAGAAAAGTTATTTTCTGGTCTCTGTTGCGTGAAATCGAAAACAACCGGGAATTTGACAATTCAACTCAACGGGAATAAAATCAATCATGCCCGTAAATAAAAGCGCAGTAGGTTCACAGACGATTTTTAATTTTATTTTATCAATCATCGCCGGATCGCTTGTATCTGCGTTAGTCATGTTCGTGGTTTCCAAAATTTCCTTGTTCTCTCTTTTTAAACTATCCGGAATCAACCCCTCCGACCTGAAAAAGTTTTTTATATTTCTGGCTTTGAGTTATTTTTTAATTTTTCTTCTTTCTCTTATCTGGTCTTTGATACTATCAAAATTCGCCGTAAAAATCACATACGGAAAATCAAAGAAAGACCGATTCCTGAAATTTTTCTTTCTGTCTTTTTTAACGGTTTTCTCGGTTACTTCCGGGCTTTCTTCAGGTTTTGTTTTTACCGATAACTTTATTGAACTTTCAGGTCTCAACCCTGAAAAAAAACAAATACCAGACCTTTACGGGTTGAATTTCGAATCCGCGTCAAGCCTTCTTTACGAAAACGGTCTTGACTCGATACCTCCCTCAAACATACACTTTACCTCTTTTAACGATCAAATTCCTGACAGTGTAATTATACGCCAGGACCCCCCGGCAGGAACTTATATATCCAATCCATCTCAAATTGAAATATGGATAAACATCCATTACGAAGAAACAGATGCTCCCCAAGATTCTTTCATAGTCGCTCCTCACCTTGTAGGCTTGCCCCTTGAAAGAGCTTTACAGATAATATCGTCAAAAAATCTTTCTTTCGAGGTTGAATCGGTTTTTTGCGATACTGTTCAAGAGGGTTGGATAATAGGCACTTTACCTGAAGGCGGATCACAGATTGTCCCCGGAGAAATGGTTAATATTTACGTATCTCTTGGAATGGAAATCATAATCGTCCCCTCTGTCGTACAAATGACCTTCAACGAAGCCGAATTGAAATTGAGAGAGTCAGATCTAACCATATACTTGGAGGGAGAAACCGCGGATCCGTCTCCCCCGAAAACAGTTCTGTCTCAAAATCCGGCGGCTGGAGATACTTCAATAAAAGGCGATACCGTCAGAGTCTTCGTTTCATCGGGCATACCCGACACCATGCAGTTTTAATCGAGCGTTGCTGTCTTTTTTTGAGACATCTGAGAATAGGCCTCTCCGAATAACACTTTCTGACAAGTAAGTTTATCTTAAACTTCTCACTCATTCACCTCATAGGCCACTTGACAAAATTAAATTTCCAAACAATTTTATTTTCGGAAAACAAAGGAGGCAAAATGATATACAATTTTATTCCAGTCGATCCGTACGAAGACATAAAACGGCTGAGAACAGGTATCAAAGCCGCCCTTGAGGAATATTACGCGGGTTACCCTCCATGCGTGATATACGAAGAAAACGATAAAGCTTCCATCAGATTCTTTGCTCCCGGAATGAGTTCGATGGAAATAACTGCCACCCCTGAATCTCTGACAGTTACCCTTGAAAGAAAAAAAGATGAAGTTTCACAAAAACTGAAGGAAGAAAGAGTTTTCGGCGTATTCAAGAGAACCGTCAATTTCCCTTTCAAGGTGGATACTGAAAAATACGACGCAGTTTACGGAAATGGAATTTTGACCGTGACCTTTGAGAGGGCAGAAGCCGATAAACCCAAAAAAATAAAAATAGGAGGATATGATGATAATAGACGATAAGCAGAAAAGCAAACCCACCAATACTAGAATCTGTAAACCAGCAACTGACATTGTTTCATGCGAAGATGGAATTAAGATATTCATTGATTTACCGGGTGCAGACGAAAACAGCACTGATATATCGGTCGAAAACAACATTCTAACAGTAAAAGCGGCTTACATTGATTCTTTTCCGCAGTCATTCAAAACGCTCCACAGGGAATTCGAAGAATGCGATTATCAAAGGGAGTTCACTCTTCCCAAAAATGTTTCAAGCGACAAAATCAGCGCTTCACTCAACGATGGCGTTTTGGAAATGTTCCTTCCTTTTTCAGAAGAAGTTAAGCCTAAAAAAATCGAAATAAAGAAAAAATAAAAGGAGGTCACCATGGCTCTTAAAAATTTGATTCCATGGCAGAGAGAAATTCAAAAGAACGAAAACGAAACCTCTCTGATTTCCTTTCAGAGAGAGATGAACAGGCTTTTCGACGATTTCTTTTCGGGATTCGAAAGCTTTCCTTCAATGAGGTCACAAGATTTTTTCCCGACCATCAACCTTAAAGAAGACAATGCTAATTTCACTGTCACCGCGGAACTGCCTGGAATGGACGAGAAAGACATTGAAATAACTATCAGCGAAAACACCCTGCAAATCAGTGGGGAGAAAAAAGACGAAACACAGTCCGAAAAAGCAAACTATCATTACATCGAGAGGAAATCCGGCTATTTCAAAAGAGTGATCGGTCTTCCGGCTGATGTTCAGTCGGACAGAGCTGAAGCATTTTTCAAAAACGGAGTCTTAGAGATAAAACTGCCTAAATCGGAAAAACCTGAAAACATCAAAAAAATCGCGATTAAAAAAGGTGACACTAAATAACCCGGTTCGAGAAAGCCATATCCCACCCTGCGAGATCGTCTCGCAGGGTTTACATTTGTTAAAAATATCTGGTATCATCCAAAGGTGATTTTAACTCTATTATTTTTTATCATAACCGGTTCAACCGTTCTTTTCGACATGTCTCATGGCCAGACCAATTATTCCTCTTACGACTTCATTGTCGATGAAAATGCTCCTATTCCGACTCCTTATCCTCCGGCAGGCCCCAATTCTTGGAATGGTCAGCTCTCTACATGGGCTTATGAACTCTACCTACAGGGACACCAGATAAGAATAAACGCTGATTATGTAACTTCTTCGACTTTTACAGGCGTGGACCTGTTCATAATTCCCGAACCCCAAGACACGTTCTTCGTCCATGAAATGGACGCGATTGAAAATTTCGTATTAACCGGAGGAAGCGTTCTCATAATTGCAGACCACAACAGTTCCGACAGAAACGGCAACGGCTGGGATTCACCGAGCATATTCGACGGCTACACTCAACCTCATATAACCACTCCGCCGGGAAACGACCCCGAGAGATTCATCAAACCGAGATTCGGCATGCATCTTCATGTCAAAGACGAAGACAACAACAGCATCACAGGCTCATGGACCAATGTGTCGAATTCTCCTGATGATCCCATAATACACGGACCCCATGGAAGAGTGGACACATTTACATACCACGTGGGAAACGTATTTTCTGTTTTCCCCGGAGTGAATCCATCTCTCGACTCACTCACTGGAAGAATATGGAAAAATGGTTCTCCCCAGGACACGACTTTGGTAATCGTCGTGACTTGCAGAGCTGGAGATGGAAAAGTAGGAGGCGTCGGCGATTCTTCTCCCTGCTGCGACGAAAGCGGACCTACGTCTCATCCAAACAACTGGACAGAGCATGACAACAGAATACTTTTTCTCAACCTTTCTTGCTGGCTTCTTGAAAGCAACACTTTCGTCGAAGAACATCCTGCGCGAGACCATGCTTTGTATGTCCAAAACGGCGTCATTTTCAAGACATGGCTTTCAACTGAATTTTTGAATTTGCACGATATCACAGGTAGAATCGTCGCTGTCGTTCACCCTTCAAACACAGATCAAAACTTAACGATCTACCAGCTTCCCGCGAGCTTAAAACCTTCCGTATATTTCGCTTCTTCACCGGATATGGGAACTTACAAAATCAGTTTTTTACGGTAGGTCATTACCCGAAAATTTTTTCGTTGAAAAAATACAAAATCAGTGCTAAATATAGATAAGAAAATGATATAATATATATTTATACAAAGGCAGAAAGGAGGCCATCGTGAAAAAGTGGCATTTTTTCCTTTTATTAGGGTTGATTCCGTTATGCTCATTTGCCGACAATTTTGGAATTCACACTCAACCCAGGTATCATATAGTGTCTCCGGGAGATTGTCTTTGGAACATATCCCATCATTACTTGGGCAATCCTTATAGATGGCCTGAAATTTGGGAAGTCAACAAGCCACAGATCAGAGATCCCCATTGGATATATCCAGGTCAGAAATTTTTGATTCCAGCCATTGAAGATATTTTCACTTCTTCGGAGCTTTTTGAAACACCTCCGCCTATCGAAGTTGTTCTGATAGATGTACCCCAACCTGTGGTCGCTTACGAGATGTCTTTTAGATGCGGATATATTTCAAAACAGCCACATCAATTCACCATGCACATCGTCGATTACTACGACAGAGAAGTACCGCAGTTGAGCAAAGGATTTCAAGTTTACATCGACGGCGGACAAAACGACGGAATATACGAAGGACAGTTCCTTTTGGTAGAACGGGAAATGAATTCTGTCAGCGACCCCGCTACGGGAAGAGACTTCGGAAAACTTATATACCCGATAGGAATATTAAGGGTTTTGGAATCTGACGACGATATCAGCCGTTGCCTAATACAAGACATCTATGAAATTGAATTGGAAATTGGAGACGGCGTTTCGGTTTTCGAAGCTCCTGTCCTTCCGACAGAGAGCCAAATGCAGCTCACCGACGTCGATCTGACAGGTCAAATCGCCGAGGTCTTTAACTATGTCGGAATAGTCAAAGATGTTTCTTTCGTCTATCTAAACATCGGATCCGACAGAGGCGTCAACATCGGCGACGTGTTTGAAATCCTCATTCCTTCGGAAGAAATCTCAAATCCCACTACCGGCGCGAAAGTTATCATTCCAGAGAGACCTTCAGGATATCTGCAAATTTTAAACGTTCAAAATGAAACATCTTCCGGTTACATTTTCGGGATTAACAGTCTTGCTGAAATTCAAAAAGGCGATAAAGTAAAACTCGTCGTCAGAGCCGGTATTTAAATAATTATTAAATCAGGGGAATTGATGACCGAAGAAAAAAAAATTGATCTGCTGAGAAAAGTCGCCCTTTTCAGAGGTTTGAACCGTGAAGAGATTATTGAGCTTTTAAAGAGGGCAAAACTTAAAATTTTTTCACAGGGCGAGACGATTTTCAACGAAGGCGAAAAAGGCGATTCAATGTTTGTCATTATTAAAGGGAGAGTGAGGATTTCCACTATAATTCCGGGAGTGGGCGAAGAAGCCCTCGCTATTTACGGACCTGGCGAAATAATTGGGGAAATGGCTCTCGTTGAAGCTTCCAAAAGATCAGCTACTGTTACAGCAGAAGAGGAGACCGAGACAATCGGTTTCAAAAGAGAAAAACTCATCGAGTTCATGCAGGAATACCCAGGCGCCGGAATAAATATACTGTGGGTTCTCGTGAGAACTTTAGCTGAAAGATTGAGAGCCACAAACGAGCGGCTCAAACCAATTTTCGCTCTCGCGAAGACATTTTGAGAGGTAAGTTCAAACTTCAAGACTTCAAAAAGCGCAAATCCGAAAACAGGAAGATTTGCGCACTTACGGCTTATGATTTCTGTATGGCTCACTGGCTCGGGCAGACTGATATTGATTTCATTTTAGTTGGAGATTCCGCGGGAATGGTCGTCTTCGGCGACGAAAACACGCTTTCCGTGACCGTTGACGATATCGTAAAATTTTCGTCCGCCGTCAGAAAGGGGTCCCCTGAAAGTTTTATCATAGCCGACATGCCCTTTCTTTCCTACCAGCTATCAAGCGAAAGAGCAGTTGAAAACGCCGGCAGGCTTATTGTTGAAGGCCGGGCTGACGCTGTTAAAATCGAAGGAGGATCGGGAGTATTTGACAAAATTGAAGCCATATTGAAAGCCGGTATTGCGGTCCAGGGTCATCTCGGTTTGACGCCCCAGTCGGTTTCGAGATTTGGCGGGTACAGAGTTCAAGGGCGAAGCGAAAAAGACGCAAAGATAATTCTCGAAGACGCTAAAAAGCTCGAAGATCTCGGAGTCTTCAGCATAGTCCTCGAATTCATTCCCTACGAACTCGCCGAAATAGTAACCAAGTCTCTGAAAATACCTACCGTAGGGATTGGAAGCGGTTCCGCCTGCGACGGACAGATACTCGTGACGAACGATATCTTAGGCTTGACCCCTTCAGGCGGACCCAAGTTTGCCAGAAAATATGCCGATTCAGCCCAGACTATAATCCACGCCGTTTCTAATTTCATAAAAGATGTTAACTCAGGAAGCTACCCTTCAGAAAAAGAAACAGTTCGGACCGATCAGGAAAAATCAGACGGGACAAAAAAATGAATGTAGATTTTCTCTCCCTTTCCGAAAAGGAGATGGCTGAAAAACTTGTTCAAAAATTGCTCGAAAAAAATTTGATCAAAAAAGAAAACCTCGAGAAGATACAAAGGCATTCAATAATATCTTCACAGAATATCTTGGCGGCTTTAGTCCAGACAAAAACAGTATCTGAAGAAAGCGTTTTCGAGAATTTCGCCGAACTTATTGGATTACCTTTCATCCATATAGACCCTCTTTCACTCGACCTCGAAATAGTCACCGGAGCGATACCCCAGAAATATTCCAAGCACAACAAAATCGTCCCCCTCTCCCGCGAAGGTGATAAATTGACGGTGGCTTTCAGCGATCCATCTGTTTTAAAGCTGAAAGACGAAATAGAAAACCAACTTCACACGAATTTGAAATTCGTTTTAGCCAAACCCTCGGATATAGAAAAAGTCATTGAGGGTTTTTTCTCTTTTCATTCGGCTTTAAAAGCCGCGGAATCGCTTTTGCGATCCGGCACTCTCGAATCTAAAAATATTTTCAACAAGGAATACTTGAGCCAAACCGAAACAGAAGTCCAACCCAACATCAAACCCATAGTCACCGCAGTCGACAATCTTTTTTCATACGCATTCGAACAGAGAGCTTCAGATATTCATATAGAACCTAAGAGAAACCTCTCGCTCGTGAGAATGCGAATCGACGGAATTCTTCACGACGTTCATGTTATCCCGAACATAGTTCATTCAGCTATTGTCTCCCGCATCAAGATTCTTTCAGGTCTTGACATTTCACAAAAAAGAATACCCCAGGACGGAAGGATAAAGAAAAAATACAAGGAAAACGAACTTGAAATTAGAATCTCGACTATACCAACCGTGTTTGGAGAGAAGGTTGTCATGAGAATATTCGACCCGGATGTCTTGCTTCAAAACATAGACGACCTCGGATTTTTCGAAGACGACATGCTTCTCGTCAGGGAGTTTTTAGGTCACAACGAGGGAATACTCCTGTTGACAGGACCCACGGGAAGCGGAAAGACGACGAGTCTTTATTCCCTTTTAAAAGAGCTTTCCAGACCAGAAGTAAACATCGTCACAATAGAAGACCCCGTAGAACTCGTTTATGAAGATTTCAACCAGATACCCGTGGACAATAAATCCGGCATAGGTTTTGCCAACGCCTTGAGAAATGTTCTAAGACAGGACCCCGATATCATAATGGTCGGCGAGATCAGGGATACCGAGACAGCCGAATACGCCATACAAGCAGCTCTCACAGGTCATCTCGTTTTTTCGACTCTCCACACAATAGACGCGCCTTCTGCCATATCGAGAATGATTAATCTCGGAATACCGAAATTCTTGTTATCGAGCACACTGATAGGAGTTATTGCTCAGAGGCTCATAAGAAAAAATTGTCCGTATTGTTCGGAGGATTTTTCTCTTCCTCCCGAAGCTACGCAAGCTCTTGAGATTGCCACCGATTCTCTCTCTCAAGCCAACTTGAAAATCGGAAAGGGCTGCGTTCAGTGCAGAGGAACCGGTTTTCTGTACCGAACAGGCATATTTGAAATACTCAAGGTTACACCCGAAATAAGAAAACTTATTGTCAGGGGAGAGAGCCTCAACTCGATTAGAGGCGAAGCAAAAAGAAACGGCATGAGAAACCTGCGCGAAGCCGCCACGGCGAAAATGCTGTTGGGAGAGACCTCTTACAAAGAGGTCTTCAGGGTTACCGGTTCTTCGCACTACCTGGTCGAAGATTACTGAACTTTTTTAAATTCTCCACGGCTTTTTCTTTAACTTCAGGGATCTTCAACTCATCTGCCAGCGCTAGAATTTCATACGCTTTTTTATCCGGAAACGAATTTTTTCCCATCAGCAGGTATAGCTCTAATTGAGATGATAGCAAAATCAGGAGCAAATATTTTAATTTCAATTTTCTGATAATATTTTCGGCTTCTACCGAATACTTTTCTGCTTCTTTATACTTTGACTGTTTCATGTACAAGTCTGCTAAATTGCCGAGAACTATCCCCCTGCCTTTGATGTCTCCAATTTTCTCTTTAATAGCAAGAGCTTCAGAGAAATATTTAACGGCGTTTTTGTAAGATTTTGTGTTTATCATCAAAATTCCCAAATTTGCCAAAACCCTTGAAACATCGAGCATTTCTCCGAATTTTCTGTTCAAGTTCAGGCTCATCTTCAAATATCTTTTAGACTTTCTGTA contains:
- the tadA gene encoding Flp pilus assembly complex ATPase component TadA, with product MNVDFLSLSEKEMAEKLVQKLLEKNLIKKENLEKIQRHSIISSQNILAALVQTKTVSEESVFENFAELIGLPFIHIDPLSLDLEIVTGAIPQKYSKHNKIVPLSREGDKLTVAFSDPSVLKLKDEIENQLHTNLKFVLAKPSDIEKVIEGFFSFHSALKAAESLLRSGTLESKNIFNKEYLSQTETEVQPNIKPIVTAVDNLFSYAFEQRASDIHIEPKRNLSLVRMRIDGILHDVHVIPNIVHSAIVSRIKILSGLDISQKRIPQDGRIKKKYKENELEIRISTIPTVFGEKVVMRIFDPDVLLQNIDDLGFFEDDMLLVREFLGHNEGILLLTGPTGSGKTTSLYSLLKELSRPEVNIVTIEDPVELVYEDFNQIPVDNKSGIGFANALRNVLRQDPDIIMVGEIRDTETAEYAIQAALTGHLVFSTLHTIDAPSAISRMINLGIPKFLLSSTLIGVIAQRLIRKNCPYCSEDFSLPPEATQALEIATDSLSQANLKIGKGCVQCRGTGFLYRTGIFEILKVTPEIRKLIVRGESLNSIRGEAKRNGMRNLREAATAKMLLGETSYKEVFRVTGSSHYLVEDY
- a CDS encoding Hsp20/alpha crystallin family protein, whose protein sequence is MIYNFIPVDPYEDIKRLRTGIKAALEEYYAGYPPCVIYEENDKASIRFFAPGMSSMEITATPESLTVTLERKKDEVSQKLKEERVFGVFKRTVNFPFKVDTEKYDAVYGNGILTVTFERAEADKPKKIKIGGYDDNRR
- a CDS encoding Hsp20/alpha crystallin family protein, which codes for MALKNLIPWQREIQKNENETSLISFQREMNRLFDDFFSGFESFPSMRSQDFFPTINLKEDNANFTVTAELPGMDEKDIEITISENTLQISGEKKDETQSEKANYHYIERKSGYFKRVIGLPADVQSDRAEAFFKNGVLEIKLPKSEKPENIKKIAIKKGDTK
- a CDS encoding LysM peptidoglycan-binding domain-containing protein; its protein translation is MKKWHFFLLLGLIPLCSFADNFGIHTQPRYHIVSPGDCLWNISHHYLGNPYRWPEIWEVNKPQIRDPHWIYPGQKFLIPAIEDIFTSSELFETPPPIEVVLIDVPQPVVAYEMSFRCGYISKQPHQFTMHIVDYYDREVPQLSKGFQVYIDGGQNDGIYEGQFLLVEREMNSVSDPATGRDFGKLIYPIGILRVLESDDDISRCLIQDIYEIELEIGDGVSVFEAPVLPTESQMQLTDVDLTGQIAEVFNYVGIVKDVSFVYLNIGSDRGVNIGDVFEILIPSEEISNPTTGAKVIIPERPSGYLQILNVQNETSSGYIFGINSLAEIQKGDKVKLVVRAGI
- a CDS encoding Hsp20/alpha crystallin family protein — its product is MIIDDKQKSKPTNTRICKPATDIVSCEDGIKIFIDLPGADENSTDISVENNILTVKAAYIDSFPQSFKTLHREFEECDYQREFTLPKNVSSDKISASLNDGVLEMFLPFSEEVKPKKIEIKKK
- the panB gene encoding 3-methyl-2-oxobutanoate hydroxymethyltransferase, whose product is MRGKFKLQDFKKRKSENRKICALTAYDFCMAHWLGQTDIDFILVGDSAGMVVFGDENTLSVTVDDIVKFSSAVRKGSPESFIIADMPFLSYQLSSERAVENAGRLIVEGRADAVKIEGGSGVFDKIEAILKAGIAVQGHLGLTPQSVSRFGGYRVQGRSEKDAKIILEDAKKLEDLGVFSIVLEFIPYELAEIVTKSLKIPTVGIGSGSACDGQILVTNDILGLTPSGGPKFARKYADSAQTIIHAVSNFIKDVNSGSYPSEKETVRTDQEKSDGTKK
- a CDS encoding cyclic nucleotide-binding domain-containing protein — its product is MTEEKKIDLLRKVALFRGLNREEIIELLKRAKLKIFSQGETIFNEGEKGDSMFVIIKGRVRISTIIPGVGEEALAIYGPGEIIGEMALVEASKRSATVTAEEETETIGFKREKLIEFMQEYPGAGINILWVLVRTLAERLRATNERLKPIFALAKTF
- a CDS encoding PASTA domain-containing protein, encoding MPVNKSAVGSQTIFNFILSIIAGSLVSALVMFVVSKISLFSLFKLSGINPSDLKKFFIFLALSYFLIFLLSLIWSLILSKFAVKITYGKSKKDRFLKFFFLSFLTVFSVTSGLSSGFVFTDNFIELSGLNPEKKQIPDLYGLNFESASSLLYENGLDSIPPSNIHFTSFNDQIPDSVIIRQDPPAGTYISNPSQIEIWINIHYEETDAPQDSFIVAPHLVGLPLERALQIISSKNLSFEVESVFCDTVQEGWIIGTLPEGGSQIVPGEMVNIYVSLGMEIIIVPSVVQMTFNEAELKLRESDLTIYLEGETADPSPPKTVLSQNPAAGDTSIKGDTVRVFVSSGIPDTMQF